One stretch of Podospora bellae-mahoneyi strain CBS 112042 chromosome 2, whole genome shotgun sequence DNA includes these proteins:
- a CDS encoding hypothetical protein (EggNog:ENOG503P5DR; COG:S): METSTPRVTCAYLNSYVGRNVMVVGKVAQIRGEDAIIDADGNISCKLNRDAHLVPGNGVQVIGKVNPDLSVKVLSSLDLGTGVDYNLANTVVEITHQHKNLFTNE, from the exons ATGGAGACCTCAACGCCCCGAGTTACCTGCGCCTACCTCAACTCATACGTCGGCAGGAATGTTATGGTCGTGGGCAAAGTTGCCCAAATCCGCGGTGAAGACGCCATCATCGACGCCGACGGCAACATCTCTTGCAAGCTGAATCGC GATGCCCACCTGGTCCCGGGCAACGGTGTCCAAGTCATTGGCAAAGTAAACCCAGACCTGTCAGTCAAAGTCCTCAGCTCCCTTGACCTGGGCACGGGCGTTG ACTACAACCTTGCCAACACAGTGGTGGAGATAACACATCAGCACAAGAACTTGTTTACCAACGAGTAG